A stretch of DNA from Triticum dicoccoides isolate Atlit2015 ecotype Zavitan chromosome 2A, WEW_v2.0, whole genome shotgun sequence:
TGCATAAAAAAATTGAATGCATGTTTTTCTAAAAGTAAATAAAATTTTGGAATAAAATTATTTTTTAAAATATATTCAAAAGGAAGAAAACCAGTGGAAAAACATTAAAAAACTAATCTGCAGGATGCTAACTGGGCCAGCCAAACTGAATGCCCCCAATGGGCGACGCTATGTTCCATCTCTTGTTAGGCGATGTATAGACACGCCCGCTGTGAGACGTCAAGTCAGAGAACCTGCTATTATGTGAACATAGCGNNNNNNNNNNNNNNNNNNNNNNNNNNNNNNNNNNNNNNNNNNNNNNNNNNNNNNNNNNNNNNNNNNNNNNNNNNNNNNNNNNNNNNNNNNNNNNNNNNNNNNNNNNNNNNNNNNNNNNNNNNNNNNNNNNNNNNNNNNNNNNNNNNNNNNNNNNNNNNNNNNNNNNNNNNNNNNNNNNNNNNNNNNNNNNNNNNNNNNNNNNNNNNNNNNNNNNNNNNNNNNNNNNNNNNNNNNNNNNNNNNNNNNNNNNNNNNNNNNNNNNNNNNNNNNNNNNNNNNNNNNNNNNNNNNNNNNNNNNNNNNNNNNNNNNNNNNNNNNNNNNNNNNNNNNNNNNNNNNNNNNNNNNNNNNNNNNNNNNNNNNNNNNNNNNNNNNNNNNNNNNNNNNNNNNNacacacacacacacacacacacacgcacacgcacacacacgcacacgcacacacacacgcacacacacacacacacgcgcgcgcgcgcacacgatGGTGGGTCAGTCCATTTATTACTGAGTTTTTCAAAAACAAATCCATAGGTTTAAAGAATAAAATGTTATAAACATTTAAAGCTAAATAGTATATTATGCAAGAATAATAATCTTTATGTCTATGTGTATAATTGTTTGCCCTATATGTGAAAAAAATTCATGCtgataaaaaatgttcatcacatatttgaaaaatatttgtcgCATATTTAGCAGATGTTTTCCTTGTATTTAAAAAATGGTTGTTGCATATTTGAAATATATTCATCACCTGTTTAAACAGCATATTCACCATGTATTGTAAAATTTATCATCGTATATTAATGAAATGTTCATATTGTGTTTAGAAGAATGATCATCATGTATTTCAATATTTTTATTGTGTATTTGTAAATGGTAATATATTTTAGAAATAATATATTTCAAGGAATCTGATATATTTAAAATCTTCAATATAGTGTGAATATATGCTCATATACTAAAAACAAATTCAAACTATAAAATAAGAAATCAAGAAGCAAAAAGACAAAACACAAAGTGGTAAAAATACATTAAAGAAAAAgtggaaataaaaataaaaaggaaaaaggaaaaagaagaaaaacgaAATCCTGACCTGGCATGGCCCGCGAAACAAGAAACCGAAAGATGAAAAACAAAGAGCAAAAACACAAGAACTGAGATTGCTATGTCTGGTCTTGCAGCTTAGTGAGACATTACGATTTTGGAAATCTAAAAGACGACATTACGATGCTACTGAAATCTTACACcggtttcccgcaaaaaaaaaaaaaaaatcttacACCGGCGTGCAAAAGGAAGCTCGGTCGACCCTATGCTATAGGAAGCATACGAACTAAGCAGCACACTCGTCTTATTGACTAGACAGCACAGCACACTCACACACAAACACATGGTGCGTGCATCCTAGCGTTCACTCACGAGCACTAGATTATTTCATCTCTCACATGTCGGCGGCATGGCCCTCCTCGTCGCCGTGGGCGGTGACGCGCTTGTTGGGGACGGCGCAGTCGTTCCGGATCTCGCCCTGCTTGCCTGTGAGCACATCCATGTTGGTCATCTTGGTCATGGACTTGGCGAACTGCTCGAAGAAGGCGCGCTGGTCGAGGGAGAACTGGGTGGCCAAGGCCTTGGTGGCCGGGTCCTCGATGAGTCCCTGGTCCGACCTGAACAGCCCCTGCTTGGCGACCAGGTCCATGTAAAACTGGTTGTCGAAGGCGTCGGGCGTGCGCACGTCGAGGCTCTGCGTCTTTTTGCGGTCGAAGTCATTGGCACACTTGTCCTTGAGCATCGTGGCGAACTTGGGGTCGATGGGCGGGTTCCCGAAGCCCGGCTTGAAGCGGTCCTGGAAGAGCGAGCAGTGCGCGACGCCGAAGGTGTGCGCGCCGGAGAGGGCCACCAGGTCCGCCACGTCGAGGCCACGGCCCTTGAAGGACTGGATGAGCAGGGGCACAGGAAAGGAGGGCCCCGGCAGCTTGTTGATCTGGGCAGGCGCCGGGGCGAGCGCGTCGCGGCGGCCGAGGTCCACGTCGAATCGCGGCCCGCCGGCCTTGAAGACCGCTTCGCGGGTGGCGAGCACGGTGATGTCGGCGCAGGACACCTTGTTGTCCTTGCAGGCGGTGTGCACCGCGCTGCGGATGCGCTCGATGAGGTCCAGCGCCACCCGCCGAAGTGTTAGGTTGGGCCCCACCTTCTGCTCACCGTCGGTTGCGTTAAGGAGCACCGATGCGTCGCAGCCCTGTAACCACGGTATGGTATTCATAAGGGttattcatacatacatacatacatacatacatacatacatacaagacCTTATGGTTTCATTAAATGAAAGAAATCCTAGAGGACGCTGGTACGCACCTGGGTGAAGCAGTCATGGAAGAGGATGCGGATGAGGCCGGGCGCCACGCCGACGTCGCGCCGGAAGGTCTCCGCCACATGGA
This window harbors:
- the LOC119357249 gene encoding cationic peroxidase SPC4-like, which gives rise to MASRAAAAVVLALALVCAAHSAAAAGNLSPDFYKKACPQLDQIVAFHVAETFRRDVGVAPGLIRILFHDCFTQGCDASVLLNATDGEQKVGPNLTLRRVALDLIERIRSAVHTACKDNKVSCADITVLATREAVFKAGGPRFDVDLGRRDALAPAPAQINKLPGPSFPVPLLIQSFKGRGLDVADLVALSGAHTFGVAHCSLFQDRFKPGFGNPPIDPKFATMLKDKCANDFDRKKTQSLDVRTPDAFDNQFYMDLVAKQGLFRSDQGLIEDPATKALATQFSLDQRAFFEQFAKSMTKMTNMDVLTGKQGEIRNDCAVPNKRVTAHGDEEGHAADM